A genomic stretch from Corvus cornix cornix isolate S_Up_H32 chromosome 7, ASM73873v5, whole genome shotgun sequence includes:
- the SCRN3 gene encoding LOW QUALITY PROTEIN: secernin-3 (The sequence of the model RefSeq protein was modified relative to this genomic sequence to represent the inferred CDS: deleted 1 base in 1 codon), translated as MFPRPPPRSCDTFVALPPAAPGGRVVFGKNSDRPADEVQEVVHFPAAAHPPGAALECTYISIEQVERTHAVVLSRPSWLWGAEMGANEHGVCIGNEAVWGREEIGDGEALLGMDLVRLGLERADTAEKALCVIVDLLEKYGQGGNCMESHMAFTYHNSFLIADRKEAWVLETSGKYWAAEKVEGGVRNISNQLSITTKIDREHPELKEYAKSNGWWDGEKEFDFAATYSYVNTARMTTSGGRYCEGYKLLNKHKGSITSEIMMEILRDKESGINMEGGFMTTGSMVSVLPQQPNLPCIHFFTGTPDPARSVFKPFIFVPGITQLLKTTSPTFGHDDPVKKKPRFQSKPDRRHELYKKHESAAVVMETIKDKGKEMLKEIQELEKQKINQMESILQNGCLDVNQVVNLFSQCVEEELKIYS; from the exons ATGTTTccccggccgccgccccgctccTGCGACACCTTCGTGGCGCTG ccgcccgccgcgcccgggGGCCGCGTGGTGTTCGGGAAGAACTCGGACCGGCCAGCGGATGAGGTGCAGGAGGTCGTGCACTTCCCGGCCGCCGCGCACCCGCCCGGCGCCGCGCTGGAG TGCACCTACATCAGCATCGAGCAGGTGGAGAGGACCCACGCCGTGGTTCTGAGCCGCCCCTCCTGGCTCTGGGGGGCCGAGATGGGCGCCAACGAGCACGGCGTGTGCATCGGCAACGAGGCGgtgtggggcagggaggagatCGGCGATGGGGAAGCTCTCCTCGGCATGGACCTCGTAAG gCTTGGACTTGAGAGAGCAGACACAGCTGAAAAGGCTCTTTGTGTCATAGTTGATTTGCTGGAAAAATATGGACAGGGAGGAAACTGTATGGAGAGCCACATGGCATTTACATACCACAACAGTTTTCTGATAGCCGACAGAAAGGAAGCATGGGTGCTGGAGACATCAGGAAAATACTGGGCAGCAGAAAAAGTAGAAG GAGGTGTACGGAATATTTCCAACCAGCTCTCTATCACAACCAAGATTGACAGAGAACACCCAGAATTGAAGGAATATGCCAAAAGCAAtggctggtgggatggggaaaagGAATTTGATTTTGCTGCCACGTATTCTTATGTCAACACTGCCAGAATGACCACATCTGGAGGCCGATATTGTGAAGGCTATAAACTTCTGAACAAACACAAAG GCTCTATCACTTCTGAAATAATGATGGAAATTCTTCGTGACAAAGAGAGTGGCATTAACATGGAAGGTGGATTTATGACAACTGGCAGCATGGTGTCTGTACTGCCTCAGCAGCCTAATCTGCCCTGTATTCACTTCTTTACTGGAACTCCAGATCCTGCCAG gtCTGTATTCAAGCCTTTCATTTTTGTGCCTGGTATTACTCAGTTATTAAAAACTACATCCCCTACATTTGGTCATGATGATCCAGTTAAGAAGAAACCACGTTTTCAGAGTAAGCCAGACCGAAGACATGAGCTCTATAAAAAACATGAAAGTGCTGCTGTAGTTATGGAAACTATCAAG gACAAAGGTAAAGAAATGCTCAAAGAGATACAGGAGTTggagaaacagaagataaaTCAAATGGAATCAATCCTGCAAAATGGATGTCTTGATGTTAACCAAGTGGTTAATCTTTTTTC